The following proteins come from a genomic window of Nostoc sp. TCL26-01:
- a CDS encoding zinc-dependent metalloprotease: MRYWLAKLAICTLLLYNLLLGTNYATAEPFADIQQLNLFSRETYLQEDFGRFRQLVPDTTKLEGLFTLYRQENSGEIYLAIKPEQLNKNYLATVTLESGVGEGGIYSGLPLADYLFYFQRVNHNLHFVVRNVKFRTADNEPEKRSLARSFSDSVLYSLAIDSIDPYSKNILVNLNSLLLQDFPGLTALLKYSLQADYRLEKNTSYFDRVNSLPENLEIEAIYGFSALEGADLVTLPDSRALNLKVHYSFSQLPENNGYIPRLADDRVGYFITAFQDFSNQQTQEPFVRYINRWHLEPTDPSAPLSPPKQPIVFWIENAVPPSYRQAIREGVLMWNQAFAQAGFVDAIEVKQMPDDADWQPADIRYNTIRWFNSLDAGFAKGLMRVNPLTGEILDADIIIDANMVRSVQQEYRVLIGESTVNSQWSIVNGQQSRVKRLGNRNLLPNSQCMDENSPLTSQRETEVCYSHDASEQAAMGALALSLLHNTKPSSADMTKYVHEYLRYLVAHEVGHTLGLRHNFHGSTMLAPEELNNTEVTHTKGLVASVMDYLPVNIAPQGVEQGDYFPQVIGPYDEWAIAYGYKNSPQIAEKSFLENIALASPQPELSYATDEDIWDINPLANVWDMSSDVLVYSQWQMDNARMMWQRLDDHDLPTGESYSHLRVLFNRVLKYYFRNASLLAQYIGGQSFRRLHAGDEGSWAFVPVPLAKQRLVLTKIQEYVFAEDAFNFSPQLLHQLAPSRWQHWGSPILNHRLDYPIHESILSWQTTILRSLLNSDRLHRLQDIEFKTTPGEAFSTAELFDTIQQGIWTEVFTQEKSQSISSIRRSLQREHLDILLEMVLHNVDAPEDGQTLAWYELRQLQNAIDSQLQKFATELDIYTLAHLEFSGDRITKALNATLFSQ; the protein is encoded by the coding sequence ATGAGATACTGGCTCGCCAAATTAGCAATCTGCACATTATTGCTCTACAATCTGCTGTTGGGAACGAATTATGCCACAGCAGAACCATTCGCTGATATCCAGCAATTAAATCTATTTTCCAGAGAAACGTATCTACAAGAAGATTTTGGGCGATTTCGGCAGCTAGTTCCAGATACAACTAAACTAGAGGGACTATTCACACTTTATCGTCAAGAAAACTCTGGCGAAATTTACTTAGCAATTAAGCCAGAACAGCTCAACAAAAACTATCTAGCTACAGTGACACTAGAATCAGGTGTAGGCGAAGGGGGAATTTATAGCGGATTACCTCTGGCTGACTACCTATTTTATTTCCAGCGAGTCAACCATAATTTACACTTTGTTGTACGGAATGTGAAATTCCGCACAGCAGATAATGAACCAGAAAAGCGATCGCTTGCTCGTTCCTTTAGCGATTCAGTTCTGTATTCATTAGCTATAGACAGCATTGATCCCTATAGCAAAAATATTTTAGTTAACCTCAATTCTCTGTTATTACAGGATTTTCCAGGCTTAACTGCTTTATTAAAATACTCTCTCCAAGCTGACTACCGCTTAGAAAAAAACACATCCTATTTTGACAGAGTTAACAGCTTACCAGAAAACTTAGAGATTGAAGCAATTTATGGTTTCTCTGCCTTAGAAGGAGCAGATTTAGTAACTTTACCTGACAGCAGAGCGCTGAATCTTAAAGTACATTATAGTTTCTCACAATTACCAGAAAATAACGGCTATATCCCCAGACTCGCTGATGATCGAGTGGGATACTTTATCACTGCTTTCCAAGATTTCTCAAACCAGCAAACTCAAGAACCATTTGTCCGTTATATTAATCGTTGGCATCTAGAACCCACTGATCCTAGCGCACCTTTATCTCCCCCCAAACAACCGATTGTGTTTTGGATTGAGAATGCTGTACCACCTTCCTACCGTCAAGCAATTCGTGAAGGTGTGCTGATGTGGAATCAAGCATTTGCTCAAGCCGGATTTGTCGATGCGATTGAAGTTAAGCAAATGCCAGATGATGCTGACTGGCAACCAGCTGATATCCGTTACAATACAATTCGTTGGTTTAATTCTCTGGATGCAGGTTTTGCTAAAGGCTTGATGCGCGTCAACCCACTCACCGGTGAAATCTTAGATGCAGATATTATCATCGATGCCAATATGGTGCGATCAGTTCAGCAAGAATATCGCGTATTGATAGGTGAGTCAACAGTCAATAGTCAATGGTCAATAGTCAATGGTCAACAGTCAAGAGTTAAGAGATTGGGAAACCGCAACCTTCTGCCAAACTCTCAATGTATGGATGAAAACTCACCTTTAACTTCCCAAAGGGAGACAGAAGTTTGTTACAGCCACGATGCTTCCGAACAAGCCGCTATGGGGGCCTTGGCTTTGTCGCTGTTGCACAACACTAAACCCAGTAGTGCTGACATGACAAAGTATGTACACGAATATTTGCGTTATCTAGTAGCTCATGAAGTCGGGCATACTCTTGGCTTACGCCACAACTTTCACGGCAGTACCATGTTAGCACCGGAGGAATTGAATAATACGGAAGTTACCCACACTAAGGGTTTAGTGGCTTCGGTGATGGACTACCTACCAGTGAATATAGCCCCCCAAGGAGTAGAACAAGGGGACTATTTTCCGCAAGTAATCGGCCCTTACGACGAATGGGCGATCGCCTATGGTTACAAGAATAGCCCACAAATAGCAGAAAAAAGTTTTTTAGAAAACATTGCTTTAGCATCGCCGCAACCAGAATTATCTTATGCCACAGATGAAGATATTTGGGATATCAATCCTCTGGCTAATGTTTGGGATATGAGTAGCGATGTTCTAGTTTATTCCCAATGGCAAATGGATAACGCGCGGATGATGTGGCAACGTCTAGATGACCATGATTTACCAACTGGGGAAAGTTATAGTCATCTGCGTGTCTTATTTAATCGAGTCCTAAAATATTATTTTCGTAACGCTAGTTTACTGGCTCAATATATCGGTGGACAATCGTTTCGTCGTCTCCATGCTGGTGATGAGGGTTCCTGGGCATTTGTACCTGTTCCCCTGGCTAAACAACGTCTAGTATTGACAAAAATACAAGAATATGTATTTGCTGAAGATGCTTTTAATTTTTCACCACAATTATTGCATCAGCTAGCGCCATCACGTTGGCAACATTGGGGTAGTCCTATTCTCAATCACCGTCTTGATTATCCCATCCACGAGAGTATTTTAAGCTGGCAAACTACCATATTGCGATCGCTCTTAAATAGCGACAGGCTGCATCGTTTGCAAGATATCGAATTTAAAACCACGCCAGGAGAAGCATTTTCCACAGCAGAACTGTTTGACACCATACAACAAGGTATTTGGACAGAAGTTTTTACCCAAGAGAAATCCCAGTCAATTTCCAGTATCCGCCGTTCATTACAACGGGAACATTTAGATATTTTGTTAGAGATGGTGTTGCATAATGTGGATGCACCTGAAGATGGGCAAACCCTAGCTTGGTATGAATTGCGCCAACTACAAAACGCCATTGATAGCCAGTTACAAAAATTTGCCACAGAACTAGATATTTACACACTAGCTCATTTAGAATTTTCTGGCGATCGCATCACCAAAGCCTTAAACGCCACATTATTCTCTCAATAA
- a CDS encoding heavy metal translocating P-type ATPase produces the protein MQNTTLKLRGMSCAACASSIEDAINSVPGVDECIVNFGAEQATVKYDPRRTDLAAIQKAVDAAGYSAYLLEKQNLMAGEDDAEKRHRFRESRDLMRKVAVGGIISTVLVIGSLPMMTGLHLPFISVWLHNPWVQLILTTPVQFWCGYSFYINGWKALKRHAATMDTLIALGTSAAYLYSLFPTLFPSFFINQGLTPDVYYETAAVVITLILLGRLFENRAKGQTSEAIRKLIGLQAKTARLIRNGQEVDVPIEEVQIGDVILVRPGEKIPVDGEVVDGTSTIDEGMVTGESVPVKKQPGDEVIGATINKTGSFKFRATRVGSDTVLAQIVQLVQQAQGSKAPIQRLADQVTGWFVPAVIAIALFTFIIWFNFTGNVTIALITTVGVLIIACPCALGLATPTSVMVGTGKGAENGILIKGAESLELAHKIQTIVLDKTGTITQGKPTVTDFVTVNGTANGNEIRLVQLAASVERNSEHPLAEAVVRYAQSQEVTLADVKEFEAVAGSGVQGIVSDALVQIGTQRWMSELGIDTQALQQDKERWEYLGKTAIWIAVDGQIQGLMGIADAIKPTSIQAIRALQKLGLEVVMLTGDNRRTAETIAREVGIKRVLAEVRPDQKAATVQALQSEGKIVAMVGDGINDAPALAQADVGMAIGTGTDVAIAASDITLISGDLQSIVTAIQLSRATIRNIRQNLFFAFIYNVAGIPIAAGILFPIFGWLLNPIIAGAAMAFSSVSVVTNALRLRKFQAKSVG, from the coding sequence ATGCAGAATACCACACTCAAACTGCGCGGCATGAGTTGTGCCGCTTGTGCCAGCAGCATCGAAGACGCAATTAATTCTGTTCCCGGTGTTGATGAATGTATTGTGAATTTTGGAGCAGAACAGGCAACAGTTAAATATGACCCTAGAAGAACTGATTTAGCAGCTATTCAAAAGGCGGTAGATGCAGCAGGTTACTCTGCCTACCTACTCGAAAAACAAAACCTGATGGCGGGAGAAGATGATGCCGAGAAAAGACATCGCTTCAGAGAATCCCGCGATTTAATGCGCAAGGTGGCAGTAGGAGGCATCATTAGCACTGTGTTAGTTATAGGTTCATTGCCTATGATGACAGGGTTGCACTTACCCTTTATCTCAGTATGGCTGCATAATCCTTGGGTACAGTTGATACTTACTACCCCAGTACAGTTCTGGTGTGGTTACTCTTTCTACATTAATGGATGGAAAGCTTTAAAACGTCATGCTGCTACAATGGATACCCTAATCGCTTTGGGTACAAGTGCAGCATATCTTTATTCGCTGTTTCCTACCTTATTCCCCAGCTTTTTTATCAATCAGGGGTTAACACCAGATGTATATTATGAAACTGCTGCTGTCGTTATTACCCTGATTCTGCTAGGAAGATTATTTGAAAATCGCGCTAAAGGACAAACCTCAGAAGCTATCCGTAAGCTAATTGGGTTACAAGCTAAAACAGCGCGTTTGATTCGCAATGGACAAGAAGTAGATGTGCCAATCGAAGAAGTACAAATTGGTGATGTGATACTGGTTCGTCCTGGTGAGAAAATTCCTGTTGATGGCGAAGTAGTTGACGGGACATCCACAATTGATGAAGGGATGGTGACAGGGGAAAGCGTGCCTGTCAAAAAGCAACCAGGCGATGAAGTGATTGGAGCTACCATTAACAAAACTGGGAGTTTCAAGTTTCGGGCAACACGAGTCGGCAGTGATACTGTGCTGGCGCAGATTGTTCAATTAGTACAGCAAGCACAGGGTTCTAAAGCCCCAATTCAGAGATTAGCAGACCAAGTAACTGGATGGTTTGTGCCTGCGGTAATTGCGATCGCTCTTTTCACTTTCATTATTTGGTTTAATTTTACAGGCAACGTGACTATAGCGCTGATCACGACTGTTGGGGTACTAATTATCGCCTGTCCTTGTGCGCTGGGTTTAGCCACACCGACATCTGTAATGGTAGGAACGGGTAAAGGTGCAGAAAATGGCATTTTGATTAAAGGTGCTGAAAGCTTGGAACTAGCGCACAAAATTCAAACAATAGTACTGGACAAAACTGGAACCATCACTCAGGGTAAACCAACAGTCACCGATTTTGTCACCGTCAACGGTACTGCTAATGGTAACGAAATCAGGTTGGTGCAACTTGCAGCATCTGTGGAACGCAATTCTGAACATCCATTGGCAGAAGCGGTTGTCAGATACGCCCAATCTCAAGAGGTGACTTTAGCAGATGTTAAGGAGTTTGAAGCAGTAGCAGGCAGTGGTGTACAGGGTATAGTTTCTGATGCTCTCGTGCAAATTGGTACACAACGCTGGATGTCAGAGTTAGGGATTGACACCCAAGCTTTGCAACAGGATAAAGAGCGTTGGGAATATCTGGGGAAAACTGCAATTTGGATTGCGGTTGACGGACAAATTCAGGGATTAATGGGGATTGCTGATGCCATCAAACCTACCTCCATACAAGCAATTCGCGCTTTGCAAAAACTGGGTTTAGAGGTGGTGATGCTTACCGGAGATAATCGCCGCACCGCCGAAACTATCGCCCGTGAAGTCGGCATCAAGCGTGTTTTGGCAGAAGTCCGCCCCGACCAAAAAGCCGCTACAGTGCAGGCACTACAATCAGAAGGCAAGATTGTGGCAATGGTTGGTGATGGTATCAATGATGCACCAGCCTTAGCTCAAGCCGATGTGGGAATGGCAATTGGCACTGGTACAGATGTAGCGATCGCAGCTAGTGACATCACACTCATCTCCGGTGATTTGCAAAGCATAGTTACTGCCATTCAACTCAGCCGCGCCACAATTCGTAACATTCGTCAAAACCTATTCTTCGCCTTTATCTACAACGTTGCTGGCATTCCCATCGCTGCGGGTATTCTGTTCCCTATCTTCGGCTGGTTGCTTAACCCTATCATTGCAGGTGCAGCAATGGCATTTAGTTCGGTTTCTGTTGTGACAAATGCCCTACGTCTGCGTAAATTCCAAGCTAAATCAGTAGGATAA
- a CDS encoding DUF3493 domain-containing protein, with protein sequence MVKPNPKTRLNSEQYARLKAEVATPYRGLRQFVYLGIAASGSIGGFVFFFQVLAGRDVDTALPNLALQVGIVALMIFLWRWEQRRQRQ encoded by the coding sequence ATGGTAAAACCGAACCCCAAAACCCGCCTTAACTCAGAACAATATGCTCGTCTCAAAGCGGAAGTGGCAACCCCTTATCGTGGCTTGCGGCAATTTGTTTATCTTGGGATAGCTGCTTCTGGCTCGATTGGCGGTTTTGTGTTCTTTTTTCAAGTACTTGCTGGACGAGATGTGGACACAGCTTTACCAAATTTAGCTTTGCAAGTGGGGATAGTAGCTTTAATGATTTTTCTCTGGCGCTGGGAACAACGTCGGCAACGACAGTAA
- the recR gene encoding recombination mediator RecR: MQRLPGIGPKSAQRLALHILKRPESEIEALAQALIEAKKQIGLCSVCFHLSAEPVCEICRNVNRDNSTICVVADSRDVIALEKTREYKGKYHVLGGVISPIDGIGPEQLTIQALVRRVSQQKPQEVILAISPSVEGETTTLYIGQLLKPFTKVTRIAFGLPVGGDLEYADEVTLARALEGRRELDY; the protein is encoded by the coding sequence CTGCAACGCCTACCGGGAATTGGCCCTAAATCTGCTCAACGGCTGGCTTTGCACATTTTAAAGCGCCCAGAATCTGAAATCGAAGCTTTGGCACAAGCTTTAATTGAAGCTAAAAAACAGATAGGTTTATGTTCTGTCTGTTTTCACTTGTCGGCTGAACCTGTGTGTGAAATTTGTCGCAATGTTAATCGAGATAACAGCACTATCTGTGTGGTGGCTGACTCTCGTGATGTGATTGCCTTGGAAAAAACCCGCGAGTACAAAGGTAAGTATCATGTTTTAGGTGGGGTGATTTCTCCCATAGACGGTATCGGCCCGGAACAGTTGACTATTCAGGCGTTGGTGCGACGAGTGAGTCAGCAAAAACCGCAAGAGGTGATTTTGGCGATTAGTCCCAGTGTGGAGGGTGAGACGACAACTTTATATATAGGTCAATTACTCAAACCATTTACGAAGGTGACTCGAATTGCTTTTGGTTTACCTGTGGGTGGGGATTTAGAATACGCTGATGAGGTAACATTAGCTAGAGCTTTGGAAGGGCGGCGGGAGTTGGATTATTGA
- a CDS encoding NAD(P)-binding protein produces MSQPYQPKKITILGGGMASLTAAYELTSQPGWENLYEITIYQTGWRLGGKCATGRNVKPDAPDAEPDYRIEEHGLHIFFGFYENAFRLLKQCYDELGGNGPFSTIEDAFKPHSLIVLEEYINQNWVSIPFDFPRNSLVPWEGGDVSSLWQHICTTIKFVIQTYTEIDSYENPSTSLAKQIALGTEVIEFLSDSSLLEFPSQLMQLFLQAPSRWGGWLNSISQSIGNILQNLDFTSERVFLNLAYNLAQSLPENPKIQRREHHQLIIKLIDRFKAHLTSQLDSKIGQNPSVFWRLTLIDLALANIRGLIVDEVILFRSLESLDEYNYRDWLRKHGARESSVKSAFIRVLYDLVYGFPEGNTNKPQLAAGTAIRILTTILFKYNGAIMWKMQSGMADVVITPLYEVLKRRGVKFQFFHVAQQLHLDQDQQAIASITLARQVNLKHPQQEYQPLISVKDIRCWPNQPLYDQIVDEQAQKLQDKKIDLESYWTPWQNVEQITLTKGDDFDIVLLGISIAALPSICNEFLHAKQNPVHQKWHDMFKQVKTVTTQGGQIWLKPTLAQLGWQQTSPVLGAYVEPLDVYADMSELLTRENWTTEDYPYNLAYFTGVIADPGIPPQTEYDFPHKAQKKVEQQAINFLNNYIGHLWPDATQPNNPQGLNWDLLIDSQNRQGAERFQAQYWRVNINPSERYVLSVPGSTKYRLKTDESGFNNLYLTGDWINNGYNSGCVEATVMSAMQATRAILNQCFQIKYAKEIIGERDCWL; encoded by the coding sequence ATGTCTCAACCCTATCAGCCAAAAAAGATCACTATTTTAGGTGGTGGTATGGCATCTTTAACCGCCGCTTATGAATTAACCAGTCAACCAGGATGGGAGAATCTCTATGAGATTACTATCTATCAAACAGGTTGGCGTTTAGGTGGTAAATGTGCAACTGGACGCAACGTCAAACCTGATGCACCTGATGCTGAACCAGATTATCGCATTGAAGAACATGGGCTACATATCTTCTTTGGCTTCTACGAAAATGCCTTTCGACTACTCAAGCAATGCTACGACGAACTTGGTGGTAACGGGCCTTTCAGCACTATAGAAGACGCATTTAAACCCCACAGTCTCATCGTCTTAGAAGAATACATCAATCAGAATTGGGTGAGTATCCCTTTTGATTTTCCGAGAAATTCTCTAGTTCCTTGGGAAGGTGGCGATGTTTCTTCTCTTTGGCAACATATTTGCACCACCATCAAATTTGTCATTCAGACTTACACAGAAATTGATAGTTACGAAAATCCCTCAACATCTCTTGCCAAACAAATAGCATTAGGCACAGAAGTCATAGAATTTTTATCAGATAGTAGTTTGTTGGAGTTTCCTAGTCAACTGATGCAGTTATTTCTCCAAGCACCTAGTCGTTGGGGTGGATGGCTCAACAGTATTAGTCAATCTATTGGCAACATTCTGCAAAACCTCGACTTCACCTCTGAAAGAGTGTTCTTAAATCTTGCCTATAACCTCGCTCAATCACTACCTGAAAATCCCAAAATTCAAAGACGTGAACATCATCAGTTAATTATCAAGCTAATCGATCGCTTTAAAGCACATTTGACTAGTCAGCTAGACTCGAAAATTGGGCAAAATCCCAGCGTCTTTTGGCGTTTAACACTTATTGATCTCGCATTAGCCAACATTCGGGGTTTAATTGTTGATGAAGTGATTCTGTTTCGTTCCCTAGAGAGTTTAGATGAATATAACTATCGAGACTGGCTACGAAAACATGGCGCGAGGGAATCGAGTGTGAAATCAGCCTTTATTCGCGTCTTATACGATTTAGTCTATGGCTTTCCCGAAGGTAATACCAACAAACCACAACTAGCCGCCGGCACAGCTATTCGTATCCTCACCACCATTTTGTTTAAATATAATGGTGCAATCATGTGGAAAATGCAATCTGGGATGGCGGATGTCGTCATCACCCCATTGTATGAAGTGCTGAAGCGTCGCGGTGTAAAATTCCAATTCTTCCATGTTGCCCAGCAGTTACACTTGGATCAAGATCAACAAGCGATCGCTAGTATTACTTTAGCTCGTCAAGTCAATTTAAAACACCCACAGCAAGAATATCAACCCCTCATCTCAGTCAAAGACATTCGTTGCTGGCCTAATCAACCTCTCTATGATCAGATTGTCGATGAACAAGCCCAAAAACTCCAAGACAAAAAAATTGACTTGGAATCATATTGGACACCTTGGCAAAATGTAGAGCAAATTACCCTCACCAAAGGCGATGATTTTGATATCGTCCTTCTGGGAATTTCCATCGCCGCCTTGCCTTCTATTTGCAATGAATTTCTCCATGCTAAACAGAATCCCGTGCATCAAAAATGGCATGATATGTTCAAGCAAGTCAAGACTGTCACTACCCAAGGCGGACAAATATGGCTCAAACCTACTTTAGCTCAATTGGGATGGCAACAAACCAGCCCTGTACTAGGAGCTTATGTTGAACCCCTCGATGTCTATGCAGATATGAGCGAGTTACTAACACGAGAAAATTGGACTACTGAAGATTATCCTTATAATCTAGCTTATTTCACCGGCGTAATTGCTGATCCCGGTATTCCCCCCCAGACAGAATACGATTTTCCCCATAAAGCCCAAAAGAAAGTAGAGCAACAAGCAATTAACTTTCTCAACAATTATATTGGACACCTCTGGCCTGATGCGACTCAGCCTAACAATCCCCAGGGCTTGAACTGGGATTTACTCATTGATTCGCAAAACCGTCAGGGAGCAGAACGCTTTCAGGCTCAATACTGGCGAGTCAACATTAACCCATCAGAACGCTATGTATTATCCGTACCGGGAAGTACTAAGTATCGACTCAAAACCGATGAATCTGGGTTTAATAACCTTTACCTAACTGGCGACTGGATTAACAACGGTTACAACTCTGGTTGTGTAGAAGCAACAGTAATGTCTGCAATGCAAGCAACACGAGCTATCCTAAACCAATGCTTTCAGATCAAATACGCTAAAGAAATTATTGGTGAGAGAGATTGTTGGTTATGA
- a CDS encoding cupredoxin domain-containing protein, with protein sequence MLSKVIFSSIAGLGLAFSVALDPVVAQMNHQMTANERAKTTQFRHIQQPLWIKGAVTTAGLGLIGLEIWWFLLSKSKSQKAETHDGIQEIDITVDGGYEPSRITVNAGQRVRLNFLRRDPSNCLEEIRLPDFHISENLPLNEVTPIEFTSDKPGTYTFNCGMNMFRGVIEVQPPD encoded by the coding sequence ATGTTGAGTAAAGTAATTTTTAGCAGTATAGCAGGCTTGGGATTGGCATTCAGTGTTGCCTTAGATCCAGTAGTTGCACAGATGAATCATCAAATGACAGCGAACGAACGAGCAAAGACAACCCAGTTCCGTCACATTCAGCAACCATTGTGGATAAAAGGTGCAGTTACAACAGCTGGCTTGGGGTTAATCGGATTAGAGATTTGGTGGTTTCTCCTCAGTAAATCAAAGTCCCAAAAAGCCGAAACCCATGATGGTATTCAAGAAATTGATATTACAGTAGATGGAGGCTACGAACCTAGTCGAATTACAGTTAATGCAGGTCAAAGAGTCCGACTTAATTTCCTACGCCGTGATCCTAGTAATTGTCTTGAAGAAATACGCCTACCTGATTTCCATATCTCCGAAAACCTCCCACTCAACGAAGTCACACCCATTGAGTTCACATCCGATAAACCAGGTACTTATACCTTCAACTGCGGTATGAATATGTTTCGAGGAGTGATAGAAGTTCAACCTCCTGACTAG